A stretch of Bacillus pseudomycoides DNA encodes these proteins:
- a CDS encoding tyrosine-type recombinase/integrase, whose product MLLKFAVLDFLDDREFKNVTPKTLQSYRDILKQFEDFCLEHDVINVEDITASIMKRYILHYQKKGNNATTTNSKLQRIRAFLNYMIECEVIKNNPAKKIQKAREDVRIDVFTDYHIKQMLNYYRRIKQREKTFYAYRDYSIIVVLLGTGLRQSELCSLKWTDIDFKYQTLSVFGKSRKRESIPVADKVLMELATYKTFCEQTFVEKGLSEYVFTNRSNKQLTPNAVQNVFKRLAKIMNFKDVRLSSHTFRHTFCQRCIQSGMSTFAVQRLMRHSSIVVTERYAAMWGNDLKEQNDKFNPLNTIDI is encoded by the coding sequence TTGTTGTTAAAATTTGCTGTCCTTGATTTCTTGGACGATCGAGAATTTAAGAATGTTACACCGAAAACGCTACAAAGCTATCGAGACATTCTGAAACAGTTTGAGGATTTCTGTTTAGAACATGATGTGATAAATGTTGAGGATATTACTGCAAGTATTATGAAGCGATACATCTTGCATTATCAAAAGAAAGGAAACAACGCAACCACTACAAACTCTAAGTTGCAACGTATTCGTGCTTTTCTTAATTATATGATTGAATGTGAAGTCATTAAAAATAATCCTGCTAAGAAAATACAGAAGGCACGAGAAGATGTACGTATTGATGTATTTACGGATTATCACATTAAGCAAATGCTTAACTACTATAGAAGGATCAAACAGCGAGAAAAAACCTTTTACGCATATCGTGACTATTCCATTATCGTTGTTTTACTTGGTACAGGGTTAAGACAATCAGAATTATGTTCCCTAAAATGGACTGATATAGACTTCAAGTATCAAACTTTATCTGTGTTTGGGAAAAGTCGTAAAAGAGAATCTATTCCTGTTGCCGATAAGGTACTTATGGAGTTAGCAACATACAAAACATTTTGCGAACAGACCTTTGTAGAAAAAGGACTTTCAGAATACGTTTTTACAAACCGTTCCAATAAACAATTAACTCCTAATGCGGTACAAAACGTCTTTAAACGTCTAGCTAAGATTATGAATTTTAAAGATGTACGTCTTTCCAGCCATACATTTAGACATACATTTTGTCAACGTTGTATCCAATCGGGAATGAGTACATTTGCAGTTCAAAGGTTAATGAGGCATTCATCTATAGTGGTAACAGAACGGTATGCTGCTATGTGGGGAAACGACTTAAAAGAACAAAACGACAAGTTTAATCCTTTAAATACGATAGATATATAA
- a CDS encoding D-alanyl-D-alanine carboxypeptidase family protein → MVNCKKISVFIMVICLFFLTPMTLYAETGIAPAPAPAPGQGPNVFGQFAVSIDAKTGDVLYDKNAHQHAFPASMTKVLTAILLMEHVKPEEQFTFSQPALDQEKSNYQLEFQVGETINRNTALTILMVLSANDVAYAIGERIGGSIENFANMMNEKAKQLGAKDSHFVTPNGLHDPNHYTTAYDMAMITRGVQQYPEILQAMNTKRTTVTTSRQTVSIFNKANYFENPYSIGGKTGFTNEARNTLVLLNEKDGNRIVNVVMASQRPEIYEDMRQIADHSFSQFAKQMVLDKNNWHQKATYLDKNIDCELEKSAELMLKKDEGKNVKTIFRTAPVDKEKLYQKGIHRGDVIGIVDVTKNNQKIESINVLSKEDVTFAMPKKNIKPAEPTYPFGLMVSIGAGIIALIIIGLYVVRRAKKNAVSEVE, encoded by the coding sequence ATGGTAAATTGCAAGAAAATTTCGGTTTTTATTATGGTTATTTGTTTATTCTTTTTAACGCCTATGACATTGTACGCTGAAACTGGTATTGCGCCAGCACCAGCACCAGCACCTGGTCAAGGTCCAAATGTATTTGGTCAGTTTGCAGTTTCAATTGATGCAAAAACAGGGGATGTTTTATATGACAAAAATGCACATCAACATGCATTCCCGGCAAGTATGACGAAAGTATTAACAGCTATTTTATTGATGGAACATGTGAAGCCGGAGGAACAGTTTACGTTTTCACAACCTGCATTAGATCAGGAAAAGAGTAATTATCAACTTGAATTTCAAGTAGGTGAAACAATCAATCGTAATACAGCACTAACAATTTTAATGGTATTAAGTGCAAATGATGTTGCGTATGCAATTGGTGAACGTATTGGGGGAAGTATAGAGAACTTTGCGAATATGATGAATGAGAAAGCAAAGCAGTTAGGAGCAAAGGATAGTCATTTTGTAACGCCGAATGGTTTACATGATCCGAATCATTATACGACGGCATATGATATGGCAATGATCACGAGAGGGGTTCAACAATACCCTGAGATTTTACAAGCTATGAATACGAAACGAACAACGGTTACAACATCTAGACAAACGGTTTCTATTTTTAATAAGGCTAATTATTTCGAAAATCCATATAGTATTGGTGGAAAAACAGGTTTTACAAATGAAGCACGCAATACACTTGTATTATTAAATGAGAAAGATGGTAATCGTATTGTCAATGTTGTGATGGCGTCACAAAGACCAGAGATTTACGAAGATATGCGTCAAATTGCAGATCATTCGTTCTCACAATTTGCTAAGCAAATGGTTTTAGATAAAAATAATTGGCATCAGAAAGCAACATATTTAGATAAAAATATAGATTGTGAACTTGAAAAAAGTGCAGAATTGATGTTGAAGAAAGATGAAGGTAAGAATGTAAAAACAATTTTTAGAACAGCTCCAGTTGATAAAGAAAAACTATATCAAAAGGGGATTCATCGCGGGGATGTAATTGGAATAGTAGACGTGACGAAAAACAATCAAAAGATTGAAAGTATTAATGTTCTTTCTAAGGAAGATGTTACATTTGCAATGCCGAAAAAAAATATAAAGCCGGCTGAGCCTACGTATCCTTTTGGGTTGATGGTAAGTATTGGAGCTGGAATTATTGCTTTAATAATAATCGGTTTATATGTGGTAAGACGAGCTAAAAAGAATGCGGTTTCAGAAGTGGAATAG
- the sipW gene encoding signal peptidase I SipW: MKLVWKIMSNVISFVLFALMVFLAFIVISSKASGGDPTVMGYQFKTVLSGSMEPTFLTGSIIAIEPTKDGSKYKKDDVITFKESDKKIVTHRIIDVKNVNGKVMYETKGDNNNGPDLKPVLAENVIGKYGNITVPYVGYLLNYANSKAGAALLLIIPGICLLGYSAISIFSAIRSIDSEKKKKSADVGQSV; encoded by the coding sequence ATGAAACTAGTTTGGAAGATTATGAGTAACGTCATCTCATTTGTTTTATTTGCGTTAATGGTTTTTTTAGCGTTTATTGTCATCTCATCAAAAGCAAGCGGCGGGGATCCGACTGTAATGGGATATCAATTTAAAACAGTACTATCTGGATCGATGGAACCAACATTTTTAACAGGGTCAATTATTGCAATCGAACCAACGAAAGATGGATCTAAATATAAAAAAGACGATGTAATTACTTTTAAAGAAAGCGATAAAAAAATTGTAACTCACCGTATTATTGATGTGAAAAACGTAAATGGGAAAGTAATGTATGAAACGAAAGGTGACAATAATAATGGGCCGGATTTAAAACCAGTCTTAGCAGAAAATGTTATTGGGAAATATGGAAATATTACAGTTCCATATGTGGGATATTTATTGAATTATGCGAATTCAAAAGCAGGAGCAGCCTTACTTTTAATTATTCCAGGCATATGTTTACTTGGGTACTCTGCAATTTCTATTTTTAGTGCAATCCGTAGCATTGATAGTGAAAAGAAAAAGAAATCTGCAGATGTAGGACAATCTGTATAA
- a CDS encoding DUF4047 domain-containing protein, whose amino-acid sequence MMKSSKKIKTILMLPCMCSIAFYMGSQVVTYTEAAFVNETKIHSTVSTAIVFPKTIDTLVKETQQHENLILNGTEGMNKETQADSVEVLEQKAQQWREQFEKVKVEREALQHIYTEIEDYYKQSVENVRVNNSDSSKQVLQYVQAGFTKVGSIKDNVDKQISVQKMEEFILTLQKRIEEKKAQQVNNTSGKAEQEQVVPSSEQKESNSQEEIKQPSNPKQEQVVPSSGQKESNSQEEIKQPSNPKQEQVVPSPEQKKSNKKK is encoded by the coding sequence ATGATGAAATCATCAAAAAAAATAAAAACAATACTCATGTTACCATGTATGTGTTCAATAGCTTTCTATATGGGATCACAAGTAGTTACGTATACAGAGGCTGCTTTTGTAAATGAGACAAAAATACATTCTACTGTTTCAACTGCAATTGTATTTCCAAAAACGATTGATACTTTGGTGAAAGAAACGCAACAGCATGAGAATTTGATTTTAAATGGAACTGAAGGAATGAATAAGGAAACGCAAGCTGATTCTGTAGAAGTACTCGAACAAAAAGCGCAGCAATGGAGAGAACAGTTTGAAAAAGTGAAAGTGGAACGTGAAGCCTTGCAACACATATATACAGAAATAGAAGATTATTATAAGCAATCAGTAGAAAATGTAAGAGTAAATAATAGCGATTCAAGTAAGCAAGTGCTTCAATATGTACAAGCGGGTTTTACTAAAGTAGGGAGTATTAAGGATAATGTTGATAAGCAAATATCAGTACAAAAAATGGAAGAATTTATTCTAACCCTACAAAAGAGAATAGAAGAGAAAAAAGCGCAACAGGTTAATAACACGTCTGGAAAAGCAGAGCAAGAACAAGTCGTACCTTCTTCTGAGCAAAAAGAGTCAAACAGCCAGGAAGAAATAAAGCAACCATCAAACCCCAAACAAGAACAAGTCGTACCTTCTTCTGGGCAAAAAGAGTCAAACAGCCAAGAAGAAATAAAGCAACCATCAAACCCTAAACAAGAACAAGTCGTACCTTCTCCTGAGCAAAAAAAATCAAACAAGAAGAAATAA
- a CDS encoding CalY family protein, with protein MGIKKKLGMGVASAALGLSLIGGGTFAYFSDKEVSNNTFAAGTLDLSVDPTTIIDVDNIKPGDKMTRDFKLVNNGSLDIKTVKLLTNYNVIDSKGDNSEDFGKHIRVNFFWNWDKLSEPIFSTTLADLKAMSPDAVEESIFAGWFAEKGGLKHGDSDYLWVQYEFVDNKQDQNQFQGDKLELKWTFEAEQTEGSEK; from the coding sequence ATGGGAATTAAGAAAAAATTAGGAATGGGTGTTGCATCAGCTGCGTTAGGACTATCTTTAATTGGTGGAGGAACATTTGCATACTTTAGTGATAAGGAAGTATCAAATAATACATTTGCAGCAGGTACATTAGATCTTTCTGTAGATCCAACTACGATTATTGATGTTGATAATATTAAGCCAGGGGATAAAATGACACGTGACTTTAAGCTTGTCAATAATGGTTCATTAGATATAAAAACTGTGAAATTATTAACTAATTATAATGTAATAGATTCAAAAGGAGATAATTCAGAAGACTTTGGTAAGCATATCCGTGTGAATTTCTTCTGGAATTGGGATAAATTAAGTGAGCCTATTTTCTCAACGACATTGGCTGATTTAAAGGCTATGTCTCCAGATGCAGTGGAAGAAAGTATTTTTGCAGGTTGGTTTGCTGAAAAGGGTGGCTTGAAGCATGGTGATTCCGATTATCTTTGGGTACAATATGAATTTGTAGATAATAAGCAAGATCAAAATCAATTCCAAGGTGATAAACTTGAGTTGAAATGGACATTTGAAGCAGAACAAACAGAAGGGTCAGAAAAATAA
- a CDS encoding TasA family protein, with protein MNKKWLFIMSICLILVVFIGITKNIDQVYAEERREIDISLEPKEVLFHVSNMKPGDWANRSIRISNEGTKKLSYSIKSEASEGSAKLYEALTVTVKDKQGVLYEGSLKELQSMEKRTLAVDRTDELIYTIHVSKELGNEYQGLQTIVKFIFYAEGPTGNGEGTENEMGSNQMQPPASINSNSNWQLPRTGMQQSSMILIGFGLVWCGLYFYKKYIQMKYRKD; from the coding sequence ATGAATAAGAAGTGGTTATTTATCATGAGTATATGTCTGATTCTAGTAGTTTTCATTGGTATTACAAAAAATATTGACCAAGTGTATGCAGAGGAGCGGCGAGAAATAGATATAAGCCTTGAGCCAAAAGAAGTACTATTTCATGTTTCAAATATGAAGCCAGGAGACTGGGCAAATCGAAGTATACGTATTAGTAATGAAGGAACAAAGAAATTATCATATAGTATAAAGAGCGAGGCTTCAGAGGGGTCTGCGAAATTATATGAAGCTCTTACGGTCACTGTAAAAGATAAACAAGGAGTGCTGTACGAGGGAAGTCTAAAAGAACTTCAAAGTATGGAAAAGCGTACATTAGCAGTTGATAGAACTGACGAGCTTATCTATACGATACATGTTTCTAAAGAGTTAGGAAATGAGTATCAAGGATTACAAACAATAGTAAAATTTATTTTTTATGCAGAGGGACCAACTGGGAATGGTGAGGGTACCGAAAATGAAATGGGAAGCAATCAAATGCAACCTCCTGCATCCATAAATTCTAATAGTAACTGGCAGCTACCACGTACAGGTATGCAGCAAAGCAGTATGATTTTAATAGGGTTTGGCTTAGTATGGTGTGGATTATATTTTTATAAAAAGTATATTCAAATGAAGTATCGGAAGGATTAA
- the calY gene encoding biofilm matrix protein CalY produces MSLKKKLGMGVASAALGLSLIGGGTFAYFSDKEVSNNTFAAGTLDLTLDPQTIVDIKDLKPGDSVKKEFLLKNSGTLAIKDVKLATKYSVTDAKGDNAGEDFGKHIKVKFIWNWDKQSEPVYETTLADLQNADPDLLAKDIFAPEWGEKGGLEAGTEDYLWVQFVFEENGQDQNKFQGDKLNLEWTFNANQTEGEER; encoded by the coding sequence GTGAGTTTAAAGAAAAAATTAGGTATGGGAGTCGCTTCAGCGGCATTGGGATTATCTTTAATCGGTGGAGGAACATTCGCTTACTTTAGTGACAAAGAAGTATCGAACAATACGTTTGCAGCGGGTACATTAGATCTTACTTTGGACCCTCAAACAATTGTAGATATTAAGGACCTTAAACCAGGCGATTCTGTTAAGAAAGAATTTTTATTAAAGAACAGCGGCACGTTAGCAATTAAAGATGTTAAATTAGCAACGAAGTACTCAGTTACAGATGCGAAAGGCGATAACGCTGGGGAAGATTTCGGTAAGCATATTAAAGTGAAATTTATTTGGAACTGGGATAAACAAAGCGAGCCTGTATATGAAACAACATTAGCAGATTTACAAAATGCTGATCCAGATCTTCTAGCAAAAGACATCTTTGCTCCAGAGTGGGGTGAAAAGGGTGGCTTAGAAGCTGGAACAGAAGACTACCTATGGGTACAATTTGTATTTGAAGAAAATGGTCAAGATCAAAATAAATTCCAAGGCGATAAATTAAACTTAGAATGGACATTCAATGCAAACCAAACTGAAGGCGAAGAGAGATAG
- a CDS encoding helix-turn-helix domain-containing protein: MIGERIKRLRLQRGISLTELAEKAGVAKSYISSIERNLQKNPSIQFLEKIANVLQIPVDTLLHDETPSENQLDSEWTHLVKEAMNSGVSKEQFREFLEFTKWKRNQK, encoded by the coding sequence ATGATAGGAGAACGTATAAAACGCCTTCGGTTGCAAAGAGGGATTTCTTTAACAGAACTTGCTGAAAAAGCAGGTGTTGCAAAGTCTTATATTAGTTCCATTGAACGTAATTTACAAAAGAACCCTTCCATTCAATTTCTCGAAAAAATTGCTAATGTTCTGCAAATTCCCGTGGATACGCTCCTTCATGACGAAACACCATCCGAAAATCAATTGGATTCGGAATGGACACATCTCGTCAAAGAAGCCATGAACTCCGGTGTATCAAAAGAACAATTTCGTGAATTTTTAGAGTTTACAAAATGGAAGAGAAACCAGAAATAA
- a CDS encoding anti-repressor SinI family protein, producing the protein MYKEKADTLDQDWIDLMLEALDAGIAIQDIEHFFQRMNQPTRN; encoded by the coding sequence TTGTACAAAGAAAAGGCAGATACGCTAGATCAGGATTGGATTGATTTAATGCTTGAAGCTTTAGATGCTGGGATCGCTATTCAAGATATCGAACACTTTTTCCAACGTATGAACCAGCCTACCAGAAACTAG
- a CDS encoding immune inhibitor A domain-containing protein: MKKKPFKVLSTLAVAAVLGCSFGAGSQSVYAETPAKTPTSPIDDHLIPEERLADALKKRGVIDSSASKEETKKAVEKYVEKKKGDKPGKEETTGDSVTKEASDFLKKVKDAKADTKEKLEKPANGNGAGTGPVRGALNGKVPTTPAKAKEYNGEVRKDKVLVLLVEYADFKHNNIDKEPGYMYSSDFNQEHYQKMLFGNEPFKLEDGTSIETFKKYYEEQSGGSYTVDGTVTKWLTVPGKAADYGADAGDGHDNKGPLGPRDLIKDALKAAVDSGLDLSEFDQFDQYDVNKDGNQNQPDGLVDHLMVIHAGVGQEAGGGKLGDDAIWSHRWTIGPKPYEIEGTKSKVPYWNGKMAAFDYTIEPEDGAVGVFAHEYGHDLGLPDEYDTKYSGGGEPIQSWSIMSGGSWAGKIAGTTPTSLSPQNKEFFQKTIGGNWANIAEVDYDKLNRGIGYATYLDQSVTKTARPGMVRVNLPDKEVKGIEPAFGKKYYYSTKGDDLHTTLETPLFDLTNATNAKFDYKSLYEIETDYDFLEVHAVAEDGTKTLVDTIGNKNVKDGADTTLGKWVDKSYDLSQFKGKKVKLVFEYVTDGGLALNGFTLDNATLTVDGNVVFSDDAEGTPQFKLDGFVASNGIEQKKHNYYVEWRNYAGADEALKYARGPVYNTGMVVWYADSSYTDNWVGVHPGYGFLGVVDSHPEAIAGTLNGKPTFKDSTRYQIADAAFSFDQTPAWKVVSPTRGTFEYNGLPGVAKFDDSKAYINKQIPDAGRILPKLGLKFEVVGQADDKSAGAVRLYR, from the coding sequence ATGAAAAAGAAACCGTTTAAAGTGTTATCAACACTTGCTGTAGCAGCTGTACTAGGCTGCTCGTTTGGGGCTGGGAGTCAGTCTGTTTATGCAGAAACACCTGCAAAAACACCTACAAGTCCAATTGATGATCATTTAATTCCGGAGGAGCGTTTAGCGGATGCCCTGAAAAAACGTGGAGTAATTGATTCATCAGCTTCAAAAGAAGAAACAAAGAAAGCTGTCGAAAAGTATGTAGAGAAGAAGAAGGGTGACAAACCTGGAAAAGAAGAAACAACTGGTGATTCTGTTACAAAAGAAGCATCTGATTTCTTGAAGAAGGTTAAAGATGCAAAGGCAGATACAAAGGAAAAATTAGAAAAACCAGCAAATGGAAATGGTGCTGGAACAGGTCCGGTTAGAGGTGCATTAAATGGTAAAGTACCAACGACTCCTGCAAAAGCAAAAGAGTATAACGGGGAAGTTCGTAAGGACAAAGTACTTGTTTTACTTGTAGAGTATGCTGATTTCAAACATAACAATATTGATAAAGAGCCTGGTTATATGTATTCTAGTGATTTTAACCAAGAACATTATCAAAAAATGTTATTTGGTAACGAACCATTTAAATTAGAAGATGGGACAAGCATTGAAACATTTAAGAAATATTATGAAGAACAATCTGGTGGCAGTTATACAGTAGATGGAACCGTTACAAAGTGGTTAACAGTTCCAGGTAAAGCAGCTGATTACGGTGCAGATGCTGGAGACGGCCATGATAATAAAGGCCCATTAGGACCTCGTGACCTGATCAAAGATGCATTAAAAGCAGCGGTAGATAGCGGTCTTGATTTATCAGAATTTGATCAATTTGATCAATATGATGTAAATAAAGATGGCAATCAAAATCAACCAGATGGTTTAGTGGACCACTTAATGGTTATTCATGCTGGTGTGGGACAAGAAGCTGGCGGCGGTAAATTAGGTGACGATGCGATTTGGTCACATCGCTGGACAATTGGTCCAAAACCATATGAAATCGAAGGTACAAAATCAAAAGTACCATACTGGAATGGTAAAATGGCAGCGTTCGACTACACAATTGAACCTGAAGATGGAGCAGTTGGTGTATTCGCGCACGAATATGGTCATGATTTAGGACTTCCAGATGAGTATGATACAAAGTATTCTGGCGGCGGTGAACCAATTCAATCTTGGTCTATTATGAGTGGCGGTAGCTGGGCAGGTAAAATTGCTGGAACAACGCCAACAAGTTTATCTCCACAAAATAAAGAGTTCTTCCAAAAAACAATTGGCGGTAACTGGGCGAATATTGCGGAAGTAGATTATGATAAGTTGAACCGAGGGATTGGTTATGCAACGTACTTAGATCAAAGTGTAACAAAAACTGCTCGACCAGGCATGGTTCGTGTTAACTTACCAGATAAAGAAGTAAAAGGAATTGAACCTGCGTTTGGTAAGAAGTACTACTATAGTACAAAAGGTGATGATCTTCATACTACATTAGAAACACCTTTATTTGATTTAACAAATGCAACAAATGCAAAATTTGATTACAAATCGTTGTATGAAATTGAAACAGACTATGATTTCTTAGAAGTACATGCTGTGGCTGAAGACGGAACGAAAACATTAGTTGATACGATTGGTAATAAAAATGTAAAAGATGGTGCAGATACAACTCTTGGAAAATGGGTAGACAAATCTTATGATTTAAGCCAATTCAAAGGCAAGAAAGTGAAACTTGTATTTGAATATGTGACTGATGGTGGCTTAGCATTAAATGGCTTTACTCTTGATAATGCAACGTTAACTGTAGATGGAAATGTTGTATTCTCTGATGACGCAGAAGGTACACCACAATTCAAATTAGATGGATTCGTTGCATCTAACGGAATTGAACAGAAAAAACATAACTACTATGTAGAGTGGAGAAATTATGCTGGTGCGGATGAAGCGTTAAAATATGCTCGTGGTCCAGTATACAACACAGGTATGGTTGTATGGTATGCAGATTCTAGCTATACAGATAACTGGGTTGGCGTACATCCAGGGTATGGATTCCTTGGCGTAGTTGACTCTCATCCTGAAGCAATTGCAGGAACTTTAAATGGTAAGCCAACATTTAAAGATAGCACACGTTATCAAATTGCAGATGCAGCGTTCTCTTTCGATCAAACACCAGCTTGGAAAGTTGTATCGCCAACTCGTGGAACATTTGAATACAATGGATTACCAGGTGTTGCGAAGTTCGACGATTCTAAAGCTTATATTAACAAACAAATTCCAGATGCAGGACGTATCTTACCGAAACTTGGTCTGAAATTTGAAGTAGTTGGTCAAGCTGATGATAAATCTGCAGGAGCAGTTCGTCTATATCGTTAA